GCGTTCACGGGCGAGACGACGACGGGCCGGCTGATCATGCAGTACGCCTCGGAGAACATCATCCCGGTGACCCTGGAGCTGGGCGGCAAGTCGCCCAACGTCTTCTTCGAGGACGTCATGGCGAACGACGACGCCTACTGGGACAAGGCGCAGGAGGGCTTCACCCTGTTCGCGCTGAACCAGGGCGAGGTCTGCACGTGCCCGTCGCGTGCGCTCGTGCAGGAGTCGATCGCGGAGAAGTTCCTCGACGCCGTCGTGGAGCGGACCTCGCGCATCGTCACCGGCAACCCCCTCGACACGGACGTGATGATGGGCGCCCAGGCCTCCAACGACCAGCTCGAGAAGATCACGTCCTACCTGGACATCGGCCGTCAGGAGGGTGCCGAGGTGCTCATCGGCGGCGCCCGCGCCGAGATGGAGGGCGAGCTGGCCGGCGGCTACTACGTGCAGCCCACGATCTTCCGCGGGGACAACTCGATGCGCATCTTCCAGGAGGAGATCTTCGGGCCGGTGGTCTCGACGACCACGTTCACCGACTTCGACGACGCCATGCGGATCGCCAACGACACGCTCTACGGGCTCGGCGCCGGCGTGTGGTCCCGGAACGGCAACACCGCCTACCGCGCGGGCCGGGCGATCCAGGCCGGCCGCGTGTGGGTGAACAACTACCACGCCTACCCGGCCCACGCCGCGTTCGGCGGGTACAAGTCCTCCGGCATCGGCCGTGAGAACCACCTGATGATGCTCGACCACTACCAGCAGACCAAGAACCTGCTCGTCTCCTACTCCGAGGACAAGCTCGGGTTCTTCTGAGCCGACGCCGGTACTGCACGCCCCCTCCCCACTCCACGAAAGGTGATCCCCCATGACCACGATGAAGGCAGCCGTCGTCACCCAGTTCGGCAAAGAGACCGACGTCAAGGAGGTCGAGCGTCCGACGCCCGGCCAGCATCAAGCGCTCGTGAAGCTCATCTCCTCGGGCGTCTGTCACACGGACCTGCACGCGATGGAGGGCGACTGGCCGGTGAAGCCGACCCCGCCGTTCATCCCGGGCCACGAGGGCGTGGGCATCGTCGAGGAGGTCGGACCCGACGTCGAGAACCTCAAGGTCGGGGACATGGTCGGCAACGCGTGGCTGTGGGGCGCGTGCGGCCACTGCCAGTACTGCCGCACCGGGTGGGAGACCCTGTGCGAGGAGCAGGTCAACGGCGGCTACTCCATGAACGGATCCTTCGGCGAGTACATGCTCGTGGACGCCCGCTACGCGCCCCTGATCCCCGAGGGCGCGGACCCGATGGAGGTCGGCCCGATCCTGTGCGCCGGCGTCACGGTGTACAAGGGGCTGAAGCAGACCGAGGTGCGGCCCGGGCAGTGGGTCGTGATCTCCGGCATCGGCGGCCTGGGGCACATCGCGGTGCAGTACGCCGTGGCGATGGGCATGCGCGTGGTGGCCGTGGACGTCGCGGACGACAAGCTGGCGCTCGCCTCCCGGCACGGCGCGGAGCTGACCGTGAACGCGAACGTCGCGGACCCCTCCGTGGAGATCCAGGAGAAGATCGGCGGCGCCCACGGCGTGCTCGTCACGGCCGTGCACCCGCAGGCGTTCGGCCAGGCCATCGCGATGACCCGCCGCGGCGGCACCATCGTGTTCAACGGTCTGCCCCCGGGCGACTTCCCCGCGCCGATCTTCGACATCGTCCTCAAGGGCCTGACCATCCGCGGTTCGATCGTGGGCACCCGGCAGGACATGGTCGAGGCACTCGAGTTC
The sequence above is a segment of the Micrococcus endophyticus genome. Coding sequences within it:
- the adhP gene encoding alcohol dehydrogenase AdhP, producing MTTMKAAVVTQFGKETDVKEVERPTPGQHQALVKLISSGVCHTDLHAMEGDWPVKPTPPFIPGHEGVGIVEEVGPDVENLKVGDMVGNAWLWGACGHCQYCRTGWETLCEEQVNGGYSMNGSFGEYMLVDARYAPLIPEGADPMEVGPILCAGVTVYKGLKQTEVRPGQWVVISGIGGLGHIAVQYAVAMGMRVVAVDVADDKLALASRHGAELTVNANVADPSVEIQEKIGGAHGVLVTAVHPQAFGQAIAMTRRGGTIVFNGLPPGDFPAPIFDIVLKGLTIRGSIVGTRQDMVEALEFYAAGKIHPTFHTRPLTEINDVFEEMRHGKIEGRVVIDYAMQD
- a CDS encoding aldehyde dehydrogenase family protein, whose product is MTVYAFPGTEGAKVEFKSRYEHFIGGEWTPPVKGQYFENVTPVTGKVFCEVARGTAEDIDVALDAAWKAAPAWGATSAAERALVLHRIADRMEENLEMLAVAETWDNGKAVRETLNADVPLAIDHFRYFAGAIRAQEGGLSQVDEDTVAYHFHEPLGVVGQIIPWNFPLLMGVWKLAPALAAGNAVVIKPAEQTPASIMVFIELIADLLPAGVVNVVNGFGLEAGKPLAQSPRIRKIAFTGETTTGRLIMQYASENIIPVTLELGGKSPNVFFEDVMANDDAYWDKAQEGFTLFALNQGEVCTCPSRALVQESIAEKFLDAVVERTSRIVTGNPLDTDVMMGAQASNDQLEKITSYLDIGRQEGAEVLIGGARAEMEGELAGGYYVQPTIFRGDNSMRIFQEEIFGPVVSTTTFTDFDDAMRIANDTLYGLGAGVWSRNGNTAYRAGRAIQAGRVWVNNYHAYPAHAAFGGYKSSGIGRENHLMMLDHYQQTKNLLVSYSEDKLGFF